The sequence below is a genomic window from Selenomonas ruminantium subsp. lactilytica TAM6421.
GCTTCTTTGCTTTACCGATGGCAAAACCATCTGCCCCATGATCAGCTCCCAGGATCACAAACGTGCTTATGATGGGGACAAGGGCCCAAATACCGGCGGTATGGGCACCTATGCACCGGCGCCGGTCATGACGGACAAGATGGTGCAGGAAGCCTACGATAAGATCCTTGTGCCCACCATCAAGGCCATGGAAGCAGAGGGCAAGCCCTATAAAGGCTGCCTCTATGCCGGCCTGATGATTACGGCCGAGGGCCCAAAAGTGGTGGAATTCAACGCCCGTTTCGGCGATCCCGAAACCCAGGTGGTACTGCCATTGCTGAACAGTGATCTGGTGGACATCATGCTGGCCTGTGCGGACGGCACGCTGGCAGAGCAGGATATCCAGTGGAGCGATGGCGCGGCAGTCTGTGTGGTTATGGCCGCTGGCGGCTATCCTAAGGCCTACAAGAAGGGCGATGCCATTACCGGTCTGGATGATGCCAAGGCTGCCGGCGCTTTGATCTTCCATGCGGGCACGGCCCATAAGGATGGACAGATCGTTACAGACGGCGGTCGTGTGCTGGGCGTAGTAGCCAAAGCAGACACGGTGCGGGCGGCTGTGGACAAGGCCTATGCGGGTGTAGAGAAGATCTCCTTTAAGGACGCTTTTTACCGCAAGGATATTGCCCATCGGGCTTTGGAACGTTAAGTATACATAAATTTTTATTTACAACTTCATGCAGGTCTATTATAATACTACATATAGACGTCAACGAAGGACGCTCTTCTGCGGGATTCATAGCAGAAGAGTTTTCTTATGTTATAGCTTAAAAAAGGGATGTGAGAATATGGACTTTGCAACTTTAATGGCTGACATCAACAATTTTGTTTGGGGGCCTGTGATGCTGGCCCTGCTGGTGGGAACAGGGGTGTTCCTGACCGTAAGACTGAAATTCCTGCCTTGGCGCAACCTTGCTTACGCCATTCGCATGATCTTCCGTCACCGGGATGAACATGAAGGGGATATTTCGCCTTTCCAGTCTTTGATGACGGCGCTTTCCGCCACTGTGGGTACTGGTAACATTGTGGGTGTGGCTACCGCTATGGTATTGGGTGGCCCCGGCGCTTTGGTCTGGATGTGGATCAGTGCTGCTTTTGGCTTGTCCACGAAATATGCGGAATCCGTTTTGGCGGTAAAATACCGGGAAACCAACTCTGTCGGCGAGATGTCCGGCGGCCCCATGTATGCCATGCGCCACGGCATCAAGAACAAATATGCCGGCCGTACATTGGCTTTCCTGTTTGCCCTGTTTGTGGTACTGTCTTCCTTCGGTAT
It includes:
- the purD gene encoding phosphoribosylamine--glycine ligase; translation: MNILVIGSGGREHTLAWKLSQSPKADKIYALPGNPGMADVAMCVEGISITDNAAVVDFAQKHDIGLVVVGPEVPLTNGLVDAVTAAGIKAFGPTQAAAQIEGSKAFSKSLMKKYGIPTAKYEVFTEADAAREYIRQEVAPIVIKADGLAAGKGVIVAMTEEEALQAITDIMEDQEFGAAGSRVVIEEFMEGEEASLLCFTDGKTICPMISSQDHKRAYDGDKGPNTGGMGTYAPAPVMTDKMVQEAYDKILVPTIKAMEAEGKPYKGCLYAGLMITAEGPKVVEFNARFGDPETQVVLPLLNSDLVDIMLACADGTLAEQDIQWSDGAAVCVVMAAGGYPKAYKKGDAITGLDDAKAAGALIFHAGTAHKDGQIVTDGGRVLGVVAKADTVRAAVDKAYAGVEKISFKDAFYRKDIAHRALER